The Desulfovibrio sp. TomC genome includes a window with the following:
- a CDS encoding NADH-quinone oxidoreductase subunit J family protein has protein sequence MTALGALFYLLAAVLLGAAVLTATRRNPVHAVCCAVVVFLAVGGLFAVLGAPLPGVLMVVVYAGAIMVLFLFIIMLLGLPAGDGPLPLRRLLVPGILAAATLTALFVLIGADPAAKSLLPAAMASPGAVGTILFDTYWLAVEAVSILLFAALAAALLLGRGRSDARQPATEGRSA, from the coding sequence ATGACCGCACTTGGCGCTCTTTTTTACCTGCTGGCCGCCGTGCTCCTCGGCGCGGCCGTCCTGACCGCCACCCGGCGAAACCCGGTCCATGCCGTGTGCTGCGCCGTGGTGGTCTTTCTGGCCGTAGGCGGACTTTTCGCCGTGCTTGGCGCGCCGCTGCCCGGGGTGCTCATGGTGGTGGTCTATGCCGGGGCCATCATGGTGCTCTTTCTCTTTATCATCATGCTGCTCGGGTTGCCGGCCGGCGACGGGCCGTTGCCGCTTAGACGACTGCTTGTGCCCGGCATCCTGGCGGCGGCCACGCTCACAGCCCTTTTTGTCCTGATCGGAGCCGACCCGGCCGCCAAAAGTCTGCTGCCGGCCGCCATGGCCTCGCCGGGGGCTGTTGGCACCATCCTCTTTGACACCTACTGGCTGGCGGTCGAAGCCGTCTCCATCCTGCTCTTTGCCGCCCTGGCCGCCGCCCTGCTCCTGGGACGCGGCCGGTCAGACGCCCGGCAACCGGCAACCGAAGGTCGCAGCGCATGA
- the nuoK gene encoding NADH-quinone oxidoreductase subunit NuoK: MNIPLSHVLAVATALFVIGGAMAAARRSILMILIGVEFMLAAGSLAFVGAALAWGNVSGQAAVILIMGLASAEAALGLALLVHGRRGGGTVDADSYDRLGGDA; this comes from the coding sequence ATGAACATCCCCCTGTCCCATGTCCTGGCTGTGGCCACAGCGCTCTTCGTCATTGGCGGGGCCATGGCCGCAGCCCGGCGCTCCATCCTCATGATCCTCATTGGCGTGGAATTCATGCTCGCCGCCGGCAGTCTGGCCTTTGTCGGCGCAGCCCTGGCCTGGGGCAACGTCAGCGGCCAGGCCGCCGTCATCCTCATCATGGGTCTGGCCTCGGCCGAGGCCGCCCTGGGGCTGGCCCTTCTGGTCCACGGCCGGCGGGGCGGCGGCACGGTCGACGCCGACAGCTATGACCGGCTGGGAGGCGACGCATGA